In Marasmius oreades isolate 03SP1 chromosome 1, whole genome shotgun sequence, one DNA window encodes the following:
- the HOG1 gene encoding MAPK protein hog1, variant 2 → MKPFSTPVLSKRTYRELKLLKHIQHENIISLSDVFISPLEDLYFVTELLGTDLHRLLTSRPLEKQFIQYFLYQILRGLKYVHSAGVVHRDLKPSNILVNENCDLKICDFGLARIQDPQMTGYVSTRYYRAPEIMLTWQKYDVAVDIWSTGCIFAEMLEGKPLFPGKDHVNQFSIITELLGTPPDDVIETIASENTLRFVKSLPKRERQPFSQKLRTTDPDALDLLEKMLVFDPRKRIDATKSLEHEYVVPYHDPTDEPEASEKFDWSFNDADLPVDTWKVMMYSEILDFHQVSDTTNGAGTGVPEGALAAPEETAGATAVKTEA, encoded by the exons ATGAAGCCGTTTAGCACGCCAGTATTGAGTAAAAGGACTTATCGAGAACTCAAATTATTGAAGCATATCCAACACGAGAAC ATCATCAGCCTCAGCGATGTCTTCATCTCACCCCTCGAAGATTT ATACTTCGTCACAGAGCTTCTTGGAACCGATCTACATCGATTGCTCACATCGCGGCCTTTGGAAAAGCAATTCATTCAGTATTTCTTGTACCAAATACTG CGTGGTTTGAAATATGTTCACTCTGCCGGAGTCGTACATCGAGACCTT AAACCCAGCAACATTCTCGTGAACGAAAACTGTGACCTAAAG ATCTGTGACTTTGGACTCGCCCGAATACAAGACCCTCAAATGACAGGCTACGTCTCCACGCGGTACTACCGAGCCCCAGAAATCATGCTCACTTGGCAGAAGTACGACGTAGCAGTGGATATCTGGAGCACTGGGTGCATATTTGCCGAAATGTTAGAGGGCAAGCCTCTGTTCCCAGGCAAAGACC ATGTGAACCAGTTCTCTATCATCACAGAGTTACTAGGTACTCCGCCTGATGACGTGATTGAAACGATTGCGAGCGAAAAC ACCCTGCGTTTCGTTAAGAGTTTACCAAAGAGGGAACGGCAGCCATTTAGTCAGAAACTGAGAACAACAGACCCTGATG CTTTGGACCTCCTCGAAAAGATGCTCGTCTTTGACCCACGAAAACGGATAGATGCCACCAAATCACTCGAGCATGAATATGTTGTGCCTTACCATGACCCCACAGACGAACCGGAGGCGTCGGAAAAGTTCGATTGGAGTTTCAACGATGCGGATTTACCTGTCGACACGTGGAAAGTAATGATGTACAGTGAAATCTTAG ATTTCCACCAAGTCTCCGATACCACGAATGGAGCGGGTACGGGAGTACCAGAAGGCGCGCTCGCTGCCCCGGAAGAAACCGCAGGTGCCACAGCCGTAAAAACCGAGGCTTGA
- the HOG1 gene encoding MAPK protein hog1 has translation MSFVKLSIFGTSFEVTTRYVDLQPVGMGAFGLVCSAKDQLTGSSVAIKKIMKPFSTPVLSKRTYRELKLLKHIQHENIISLSDVFISPLEDLYFVTELLGTDLHRLLTSRPLEKQFIQYFLYQILRGLKYVHSAGVVHRDLKPSNILVNENCDLKICDFGLARIQDPQMTGYVSTRYYRAPEIMLTWQKYDVAVDIWSTGCIFAEMLEGKPLFPGKDHVNQFSIITELLGTPPDDVIETIASENTLRFVKSLPKRERQPFSQKLRTTDPDALDLLEKMLVFDPRKRIDATKSLEHEYVVPYHDPTDEPEASEKFDWSFNDADLPVDTWKVMMYSEILDFHQVSDTTNGAGTGVPEGALAAPEETAGATAVKTEA, from the exons ATGTCCTTCGTCAAACTCTCCATATTTGGCACCTCCTTCGAG GTAACCACACGATATGTCGACCTGCAACCTGTTGGCATGG GCGCATTTGGACTCGTTTG TTCTGCCAAAGATCAGCTCACTGGGTCATCAGTCGCCATCAAGAAGATCATGAAGCCGTTTAGCACGCCAGTATTGAGTAAAAGGACTTATCGAGAACTCAAATTATTGAAGCATATCCAACACGAGAAC ATCATCAGCCTCAGCGATGTCTTCATCTCACCCCTCGAAGATTT ATACTTCGTCACAGAGCTTCTTGGAACCGATCTACATCGATTGCTCACATCGCGGCCTTTGGAAAAGCAATTCATTCAGTATTTCTTGTACCAAATACTG CGTGGTTTGAAATATGTTCACTCTGCCGGAGTCGTACATCGAGACCTT AAACCCAGCAACATTCTCGTGAACGAAAACTGTGACCTAAAG ATCTGTGACTTTGGACTCGCCCGAATACAAGACCCTCAAATGACAGGCTACGTCTCCACGCGGTACTACCGAGCCCCAGAAATCATGCTCACTTGGCAGAAGTACGACGTAGCAGTGGATATCTGGAGCACTGGGTGCATATTTGCCGAAATGTTAGAGGGCAAGCCTCTGTTCCCAGGCAAAGACC ATGTGAACCAGTTCTCTATCATCACAGAGTTACTAGGTACTCCGCCTGATGACGTGATTGAAACGATTGCGAGCGAAAAC ACCCTGCGTTTCGTTAAGAGTTTACCAAAGAGGGAACGGCAGCCATTTAGTCAGAAACTGAGAACAACAGACCCTGATG CTTTGGACCTCCTCGAAAAGATGCTCGTCTTTGACCCACGAAAACGGATAGATGCCACCAAATCACTCGAGCATGAATATGTTGTGCCTTACCATGACCCCACAGACGAACCGGAGGCGTCGGAAAAGTTCGATTGGAGTTTCAACGATGCGGATTTACCTGTCGACACGTGGAAAGTAATGATGTACAGTGAAATCTTAG ATTTCCACCAAGTCTCCGATACCACGAATGGAGCGGGTACGGGAGTACCAGAAGGCGCGCTCGCTGCCCCGGAAGAAACCGCAGGTGCCACAGCCGTAAAAACCGAGGCTTGA